In Dyadobacter subterraneus, a single genomic region encodes these proteins:
- a CDS encoding lamin tail domain-containing protein has protein sequence MEGFRRSTWRNAAKVNSVKNSNPDSEAPVIQRIDVTSPTELRIIADEKLDSLVATSGAMIDLAGRKIVKKKLESPQFHVLFATLDSPLLAGEKYNLSVRNLSDCAGNILRQADFTIGLPIQADSGDVVLNEILFNPPEGGVDFVEIYNRTSKYIDLKNWSLGNVKNGEPDVSRVITSDNFILAPFEYLALTTNPELIKELYPVNSSGNFLRMTSLPAYSNAEGGVILKNQDDKIYDRFDYNEDMQDPLITNKKGVSLEKADANISSKIISNWHSAAATSGNATPGYANSQIKTNVEKDIFEVEPEAFVPDNVSVGFAKIKYKLTQSGKIATINIFDINGRLIKNLLRNQLIGTDGEISWDGRNENGVVVQTGYYLILIDIFDPTGEKKQYKRKVVVVKN, from the coding sequence TTGGAAGGTTTCAGAAGATCCACTTGGCGGAACGCGGCGAAAGTAAACAGTGTCAAAAATAGTAATCCGGATTCTGAGGCTCCTGTCATTCAACGTATTGACGTAACGTCACCGACTGAGTTAAGAATTATTGCTGATGAAAAACTGGATAGTCTGGTTGCAACTTCAGGCGCAATGATAGATTTGGCAGGTCGAAAAATCGTCAAGAAAAAACTGGAATCGCCTCAATTTCACGTTCTTTTTGCTACGCTGGATTCTCCACTTTTGGCGGGTGAGAAGTATAATTTATCGGTAAGGAATCTATCAGATTGCGCCGGGAATATTTTACGTCAGGCGGATTTTACAATTGGGTTACCCATACAGGCAGATTCCGGCGATGTAGTTTTAAATGAAATTTTATTCAATCCACCGGAAGGAGGTGTTGATTTTGTTGAAATTTATAATCGCACCAGTAAATATATTGACCTGAAAAACTGGTCATTGGGTAATGTAAAAAATGGCGAACCGGATGTTTCCAGGGTTATCACATCCGACAATTTTATTTTGGCACCTTTTGAATATCTTGCCTTAACTACAAATCCGGAGCTAATTAAAGAGCTTTATCCGGTCAATTCGTCTGGAAATTTCCTGCGCATGACTTCACTTCCCGCTTATTCAAACGCCGAAGGTGGTGTTATCCTTAAAAATCAGGATGATAAGATTTATGACCGATTCGATTATAATGAAGACATGCAGGATCCTTTAATTACCAACAAAAAAGGAGTTTCTCTTGAAAAAGCGGATGCGAATATTTCTTCGAAAATCATTTCCAACTGGCATTCAGCAGCTGCAACTTCCGGAAATGCAACACCGGGTTATGCAAATTCTCAAATAAAAACCAATGTGGAAAAGGATATCTTTGAAGTAGAGCCGGAAGCTTTTGTTCCGGATAATGTTTCCGTAGGTTTTGCAAAAATAAAATATAAATTGACGCAATCAGGTAAAATCGCGACGATCAATATTTTCGATATAAATGGCAGACTGATTAAAAACCTTCTCAGAAATCAGCTCATTGGAACAGACGGGGAAATTTCCTGGGATGGCAGAAATGAAAATGGCGTTGTCGTTCAAACCGGATATTACCTGATTCTGATCGATATTTTTGATCCGACTGGCGAAAAAAAACAGTATAAAAGGAAAGTGGTAGTCGTTAAAAATTAG
- a CDS encoding lamin tail domain-containing protein, protein MAFFNWKGIFIVGLSLILNSNSFSQGYNSVVISEIMVDPTPVVGLPAIEYTELYNRSGQALSLKNWKLVIGTRTAVFPDSVIQPEEYVLLCNKVNAASFNGFGKIIPLSTFSLPNTAGTISLYRPGNNLVFSVSYESSWWSSDKRAGGYAIEMIDSDNPCGEQNNWKVSEDPLGGTRRK, encoded by the coding sequence ATGGCGTTTTTCAATTGGAAAGGCATTTTTATTGTTGGGCTGTCTTTGATTCTTAATTCCAATTCTTTTAGTCAAGGTTATAATAGTGTAGTTATTTCGGAAATCATGGTAGATCCGACGCCGGTTGTTGGGTTACCGGCAATTGAATATACTGAATTGTACAACCGAAGTGGACAGGCTTTATCCTTGAAAAACTGGAAGTTAGTCATTGGTACAAGGACAGCCGTTTTTCCGGATTCGGTAATTCAGCCAGAAGAATATGTTCTGCTTTGTAATAAAGTAAACGCTGCCAGTTTTAATGGTTTTGGAAAAATAATTCCCCTTTCAACTTTTTCTTTACCTAACACAGCGGGCACAATTTCGCTGTATCGACCCGGAAATAACCTGGTATTTTCAGTTTCTTACGAAAGTAGCTGGTGGTCTTCCGACAAGCGCGCTGGGGGTTATGCGATTGAAATGATTGATTCTGATAATCCCTGTGGAGAACAAAATAATTGGAAGGTTTCAGAAGATCCACTTGGCGGAACGCGGCGAAAGTAA
- a CDS encoding histone H1/H5 family protein, HCT subfamily: MKSATKKLTTEIAETLVTKLDAVTADSKKIKKSIEKASAKLAKKVSKFLKDEAKRKEKEAKNAEKKAKAPKKEKESKKDKKKHAEKVATLVASASSKPAAVPPAKTPAPKAAAPAPKPAAAPVKAPATEPAKTEEGK, translated from the coding sequence ATGAAATCCGCAACGAAAAAACTTACTACCGAAATCGCAGAAACACTTGTTACGAAACTTGATGCGGTAACTGCTGATTCAAAAAAAATAAAGAAGTCAATTGAGAAAGCATCGGCTAAATTGGCAAAAAAAGTTTCGAAATTTCTAAAAGACGAAGCTAAGAGAAAAGAGAAAGAAGCTAAGAATGCGGAGAAAAAGGCAAAAGCACCAAAAAAAGAAAAAGAGTCAAAAAAGGATAAAAAGAAACATGCAGAAAAAGTAGCTACTTTGGTAGCGTCGGCCTCGTCTAAGCCTGCTGCTGTTCCGCCAGCTAAGACTCCCGCTCCAAAAGCTGCTGCGCCAGCACCAAAACCGGCAGCTGCTCCCGTTAAAGCTCCTGCAACTGAACCAGCGAAAACAGAAGAAGGCAAATAA
- a CDS encoding RNA methyltransferase: protein MRKLLIEEMNRLSVKEFKESDKFPFVIVLDNIRSLNNVGSFFRTADAFRAEKMLLCGYTPNPPHREITKSALGAENAVIWEKEESTLQAVLKLKEEGYQVFAVEQAEGSTLLQNFNPKPDVPCAFVFGNEVEGVADDVIEVCDACIEIPQFGTKHSFNVSVSAGIVLWEFIKKNLT, encoded by the coding sequence ATGCGTAAACTGCTCATTGAGGAAATGAACCGTTTGTCGGTTAAAGAGTTTAAAGAATCGGATAAGTTTCCATTTGTAATTGTACTGGACAATATTCGTAGTCTTAACAATGTGGGATCATTTTTTCGTACAGCGGATGCGTTCAGGGCTGAGAAGATGCTTTTGTGTGGGTATACCCCCAATCCTCCGCACAGAGAAATTACAAAAAGTGCATTGGGAGCTGAAAATGCGGTGATCTGGGAAAAAGAAGAAAGTACTTTACAGGCCGTTCTAAAATTGAAAGAAGAAGGATATCAGGTTTTTGCTGTTGAACAGGCGGAGGGAAGTACATTGCTCCAGAATTTCAATCCAAAGCCTGATGTTCCCTGCGCATTTGTGTTTGGAAATGAAGTAGAAGGCGTAGCAGATGATGTAATTGAGGTTTGTGACGCCTGTATTGAAATACCTCAATTCGGGACCAAACATTCATTTAATGTGTCGGTATCGGCGGGAATTGTATTATGGGAATTTATCAAGAAAAATTTAACATAA
- a CDS encoding sensor histidine kinase, which yields MKKYPVLLAILQLFAFNNYIFAQPQTNEQDAYTVSYYTEDNGLPQNSVKNISSDSEGFIWLTTETGLVRFDGKNFFTFDKSNLPITYNRFSMLQPSLEVGSKNNKSRKLYAVAEGYQFVRIEAGRATMDSVYTNRIRSIPHLSKSGENVLMSNGSPNYLRDWLNPDYYIIAVPEGEGNFFICERQKIGYYSNWKKIYDHAIKTDLPWNFFTINKNLYSYTNDKFIRIDKAGLTNLSVSGDLTSDENYIPGKMNGKIYWNNISNQVFLYLEKKLYTLKEERQGILQTTLVLNNFDFVRNNITSIHYDTTNQRFFLGSVTKGLFVLKNKSFYTLRTKGNNLENVFYGQAIFDSNSVITPKGFILGKLAGSNQIILKDYPLIHDEKSADGYGILIDKNGNIWRKSGDMIFCYNIRNNKIVGKWDLKTEVNHLYEGDDGTIWIGTRSSGLFQINLSDPNPAPRQFIKGPLDRISFVHQKTSQELIIGTAHGLFFLNLLSKKLVFIKGTENLYIRSLYISPFTGTGKNSGKEEIWITTYEDGFFLFSKNKLIKFPLDKNQYLSGSHCIFLDKLGYFWLTTNKGLFRIAKKDLLDYAENHFTSENKSIFSMHFTKEQGFYTNEFNGKCQPCALRLPNGYVSLPSLDGLVWFIPENIKTELPDKNIILDRYEVRGKSIAASEDSITFPLNPQNIKIHFTTAYFGNPADLNISYALLENSRSKTMPDEWLDLDGTSMNITIGSLKAGDYTLFIRKNNGFGENNYMYKKIALVVPPSWYETQWFRIAAMILFVLAVYLFIRLRLRIIRKENRLLEIKIARRTRKLEHTFNALEKSERELQRQMHIQTRLIASMSHDIKTPLKFVSNAAGRIEELLEKEKIEAVSKLGKTIEHSTDQMYNLLENLIAYVTTQVYGSKIEFEEINLFTSLSEKFEIFEDIIRDRSNQFTNEVDSVVNVFTNAQLLGIIVHNLIDNANKFSFNADICIRTKITDKEIHLIISDSGPGIPDELLYWLNTPSKAEAFEKSKSFSIHYNGLGLTIVKELAMLLKLDLRVEKNMGTHVHLIFPNLQTTN from the coding sequence GTGAAGAAATACCCTGTTCTCCTCGCAATTTTACAACTCTTCGCCTTTAACAATTACATTTTTGCGCAACCGCAAACAAATGAACAGGACGCCTATACGGTGAGTTATTATACCGAGGATAACGGGCTCCCCCAAAATAGTGTAAAAAATATTTCATCTGATTCAGAGGGCTTTATATGGCTCACCACAGAAACCGGCCTGGTCCGCTTTGATGGAAAAAACTTTTTTACATTTGACAAATCTAATCTCCCGATTACCTACAACAGGTTTTCCATGCTTCAGCCCAGCCTTGAAGTTGGCTCAAAAAATAATAAATCCAGGAAATTATATGCGGTTGCAGAAGGCTACCAGTTTGTTCGTATTGAAGCTGGGAGAGCCACAATGGATTCTGTATATACCAATAGAATTCGTTCTATTCCGCATTTGAGTAAGTCGGGAGAAAATGTGCTTATGTCGAACGGCTCACCAAATTATTTGCGGGATTGGCTCAACCCTGATTATTACATTATTGCCGTCCCGGAAGGCGAAGGAAATTTCTTCATTTGTGAACGCCAGAAAATCGGATATTATTCCAACTGGAAAAAGATATATGACCACGCTATCAAAACAGATCTGCCCTGGAATTTCTTTACGATAAATAAAAATCTTTATAGCTATACAAACGATAAATTCATACGTATAGACAAAGCGGGATTAACAAACCTTTCTGTGTCCGGTGATTTAACATCGGATGAAAACTATATTCCCGGGAAAATGAATGGTAAAATTTACTGGAATAATATATCCAATCAGGTTTTCCTCTATCTGGAAAAAAAGCTTTATACCTTAAAAGAAGAACGACAAGGTATCTTGCAAACAACGCTGGTGCTTAACAATTTCGACTTTGTCAGAAACAATATAACCTCAATCCATTACGACACAACAAACCAGCGATTTTTTCTTGGAAGTGTTACAAAAGGTTTATTTGTCTTAAAAAACAAGTCTTTCTACACACTCAGAACCAAAGGAAATAATCTGGAAAATGTTTTTTACGGGCAAGCCATATTCGACTCAAACTCTGTTATTACGCCAAAAGGCTTTATTCTGGGAAAATTAGCAGGAAGCAACCAGATTATTTTGAAAGACTATCCATTAATCCATGATGAAAAATCAGCTGACGGATACGGAATACTTATCGACAAAAATGGAAATATCTGGCGGAAAAGCGGGGATATGATTTTTTGTTATAACATTCGGAATAATAAAATTGTCGGGAAATGGGATTTAAAAACAGAAGTTAATCATCTTTATGAGGGCGACGACGGGACTATCTGGATCGGAACAAGAAGCTCCGGATTATTCCAAATCAACTTATCAGATCCCAACCCTGCACCTCGGCAATTCATCAAAGGACCGCTTGATAGAATATCATTTGTTCATCAAAAAACTTCTCAGGAGTTAATTATTGGCACTGCGCACGGACTTTTTTTCCTTAATTTATTATCTAAAAAACTTGTTTTCATTAAAGGAACAGAAAACTTATATATTCGTAGTCTTTACATTTCTCCATTTACCGGCACAGGAAAAAATTCCGGTAAAGAGGAAATCTGGATCACGACCTACGAAGATGGTTTCTTTCTTTTTTCCAAAAACAAACTCATCAAATTCCCGCTTGATAAGAATCAGTATTTGAGCGGATCACATTGTATTTTCCTTGATAAGCTTGGTTATTTCTGGCTCACAACTAATAAAGGTCTTTTCCGTATCGCCAAAAAAGATTTACTGGACTATGCCGAAAACCATTTTACATCTGAAAATAAAAGCATTTTTTCCATGCACTTCACAAAAGAGCAGGGCTTTTATACCAATGAATTTAATGGAAAATGTCAGCCTTGTGCACTGAGACTGCCCAATGGCTATGTTTCTTTACCCTCGCTGGACGGGCTCGTTTGGTTCATACCTGAAAACATAAAAACGGAATTGCCCGACAAAAATATTATTCTGGATCGTTATGAGGTCCGGGGAAAGAGCATTGCCGCATCCGAAGATTCTATCACTTTTCCGTTAAATCCGCAAAACATAAAAATCCATTTCACAACTGCTTATTTCGGAAACCCGGCAGACCTGAATATTTCTTATGCACTTCTGGAAAACTCCCGGTCCAAAACGATGCCGGATGAGTGGCTTGATCTTGATGGCACGAGTATGAATATTACCATCGGAAGTCTGAAAGCCGGGGATTACACGCTTTTTATCCGCAAGAATAATGGCTTTGGAGAGAATAATTATATGTACAAAAAAATAGCCCTTGTCGTACCGCCCAGCTGGTATGAGACACAATGGTTCAGGATTGCAGCTATGATCCTTTTTGTGCTTGCCGTATATCTTTTCATTCGCCTGAGATTACGGATTATCAGAAAAGAAAATCGTCTGCTGGAAATTAAAATTGCAAGGCGTACCAGAAAACTCGAACATACATTTAACGCACTTGAAAAATCCGAACGTGAATTGCAACGCCAAATGCACATTCAAACCCGGTTGATCGCATCCATGTCGCACGATATAAAAACACCTTTGAAATTTGTCTCTAACGCTGCCGGCCGGATTGAAGAATTGCTTGAAAAAGAAAAGATAGAGGCAGTTTCCAAACTTGGAAAAACGATTGAGCACTCTACCGATCAGATGTATAATTTATTGGAAAACCTGATTGCTTATGTCACAACACAGGTCTACGGAAGCAAAATCGAATTTGAAGAAATTAATTTATTTACGTCTCTTTCCGAAAAATTCGAAATTTTTGAAGACATAATCCGTGATCGCTCCAACCAGTTTACCAACGAAGTAGACTCTGTGGTAAATGTTTTCACCAATGCCCAGCTGCTGGGAATTATCGTGCACAATCTGATTGACAACGCAAATAAGTTTTCATTTAACGCTGACATTTGTATCCGGACAAAAATTACGGATAAGGAAATCCATCTCATTATTTCTGACTCAGGCCCCGGAATACCAGACGAACTTCTCTATTGGCTTAACACTCCCTCAAAAGCAGAGGCTTTCGAAAAGTCTAAATCATTCTCTATTCATTACAACGGATTGGGACTAACTATTGTAAAGGAGTTGGCAATGCTTCTTAAATTAGACTTACGGGTTGAAAAAAATATGGGAACACACGTTCATCTGATTTTTCCAAACCTACAAACTACAAACTAG
- a CDS encoding response regulator: MKRILIVEDHAIVRMGIDFLITDLFQPVDVHQASNFTSALGLIQKNVFDLIVLDINIPGGENSRMINKIRAIQPSVRILVFSGSEEEIYALHYIHAGANGFLSKSASEEEYKMAITAVLNNGKYISNKVQQQMVKNILDSKNVSSNPLEDLSKRELEVMHLLAQGKWTKEIATLLDLKETTISTYKARIFEKLEVANIIEMFKKLELYKTKDFDIS; the protein is encoded by the coding sequence ATGAAAAGAATTTTAATTGTGGAGGATCATGCCATTGTAAGAATGGGTATTGATTTTCTTATTACCGATTTATTTCAGCCCGTAGATGTGCATCAGGCCTCTAATTTTACTTCTGCACTCGGATTAATTCAAAAAAATGTGTTTGACCTTATTGTGCTGGATATCAATATTCCGGGCGGAGAAAACAGTAGAATGATCAATAAAATCAGGGCTATCCAACCAAGTGTAAGGATTTTAGTTTTTTCCGGTTCTGAAGAAGAAATATATGCATTACATTATATACACGCCGGTGCAAATGGATTTTTATCCAAAAGTGCTTCGGAGGAAGAATATAAGATGGCCATTACGGCGGTACTCAATAACGGGAAATATATCAGTAATAAGGTCCAGCAGCAAATGGTAAAAAATATCCTGGACAGTAAAAATGTCAGTTCCAATCCACTGGAAGATCTTTCCAAACGGGAACTGGAGGTCATGCATTTACTTGCTCAGGGGAAATGGACCAAGGAAATCGCTACGCTTTTGGATCTGAAAGAAACCACAATCAGTACCTATAAAGCCAGGATCTTTGAAAAACTTGAAGTGGCAAATATTATTGAAATGTTTAAAAAACTGGAATTGTATAAAACCAAGGATTTTGATATCAGCTAG
- a CDS encoding response regulator: protein MKHILIAEDHAVVRIGTKHLLKSLIPESQITGVDTFQKVLLELGNQTFDLLILDINIPGGNNTKMIETIRIKRPDIRILMFSSYDEQLYGLLYLQAGADGYLSKDAAEDEFKTAVLSVLDNKKYMSADMQQININRLINPKEFLPDPIVSLSPREKDVMNLLKEGFGTAKIAEKLNLQLSTVSTYKARIFEKMGVKNIVELITKIKLIDS from the coding sequence ATGAAGCACATACTTATTGCCGAGGATCACGCTGTGGTCCGCATCGGAACCAAACACCTCTTAAAGTCCCTTATACCTGAATCACAGATTACAGGGGTTGATACTTTTCAGAAGGTCTTGCTGGAGTTGGGCAACCAAACTTTTGATCTTCTTATTCTGGATATCAATATTCCTGGTGGAAATAATACCAAAATGATTGAGACAATCAGGATTAAACGTCCTGATATTCGGATACTTATGTTTTCAAGTTACGATGAACAATTATACGGTTTATTATATCTTCAGGCTGGTGCAGACGGATATTTATCCAAGGATGCAGCAGAAGATGAATTTAAAACCGCTGTCTTAAGTGTGCTCGATAACAAGAAATATATGAGCGCGGATATGCAGCAGATTAATATTAACAGACTTATCAACCCTAAGGAATTTCTTCCGGATCCAATCGTGAGTCTTTCTCCGAGAGAAAAGGATGTAATGAATTTGCTTAAAGAAGGATTTGGTACTGCAAAAATTGCAGAAAAATTGAACCTTCAGCTTTCAACGGTCAGTACTTACAAGGCCCGGATATTCGAAAAAATGGGTGTTAAAAATATCGTTGAGTTAATTACTAAAATTAAGTTGATCGATAGTTAA
- a CDS encoding GNAT family N-acetyltransferase translates to MKNPDFDWVENGLETRLYIQHFVTEIPLSFEPFLYQTADYLNAQNCDRRFSFYLFRKGEALSAACIHFTNIDTSFVSPLRAPFGGVQCDEKCKANELSFFLRCVEDWFSSQTNATKCIIRTAATCYKSADKHFLLFNSYETAGYKITRKFINHHIPVSRSPFVNTIIPAERRRLAKCRKSGFQAELYAKPDFEIVYNFIHNSRSEKGYLMSMTPKQVDVLINKFPHQCRIFVVRDESKIIAMSVTVLVSKGILYNFLPADLSDYKSFSPMVYLLETVYNYCQKEEIRILDLGISTDHHGIEKPGLLKFKKNLGGIESFKITYEKKIEVLLGN, encoded by the coding sequence TTGAAAAATCCTGATTTCGACTGGGTTGAAAACGGTTTGGAAACAAGACTGTATATTCAGCATTTCGTAACAGAAATTCCACTTTCTTTTGAGCCTTTTCTGTATCAAACTGCGGATTACCTGAATGCCCAGAATTGTGATAGAAGATTTTCTTTTTATCTTTTTCGGAAAGGAGAAGCCTTGTCAGCTGCCTGCATTCATTTTACGAATATTGATACCAGCTTCGTTTCTCCGTTACGAGCTCCATTCGGCGGAGTTCAGTGTGATGAAAAGTGCAAGGCAAATGAACTATCCTTTTTCCTTCGATGTGTTGAAGACTGGTTTTCATCGCAAACCAACGCTACTAAGTGTATAATAAGGACAGCTGCAACTTGTTATAAATCAGCCGACAAACACTTTTTATTATTTAATTCTTACGAGACGGCAGGCTACAAGATTACCCGTAAATTCATCAACCATCATATCCCGGTTTCCCGGTCACCCTTTGTTAACACCATTATTCCTGCTGAAAGACGAAGATTAGCCAAATGCAGGAAATCGGGTTTTCAGGCAGAATTATACGCTAAACCGGATTTTGAAATTGTCTACAATTTTATTCATAACAGCCGGTCAGAAAAAGGATATTTGATGTCGATGACGCCGAAGCAAGTGGATGTGTTAATTAATAAATTTCCACATCAATGCCGGATTTTCGTCGTTCGAGATGAAAGCAAAATAATTGCAATGAGCGTAACAGTTCTTGTCAGTAAAGGAATATTGTATAATTTTCTGCCAGCAGATCTTTCAGATTATAAAAGTTTTAGTCCGATGGTATATCTCTTGGAAACGGTTTACAATTATTGCCAAAAAGAAGAAATAAGAATTCTCGATCTTGGTATTTCAACGGATCATCATGGCATTGAGAAACCAGGACTGCTGAAATTTAAAAAGAATCTTGGCGGAATTGAATCTTTCAAAATCACTTATGAAAAGAAGATAGAAGTGCTATTAGGTAATTAA
- a CDS encoding FkbM family methyltransferase — MVKFLKKQGWGVLNSVGFGGAVQLYLKSALKEYGWFRSFHSKQSVDAAGNPLPWYTYSFIFFLEPRIKPHFEVFEYGSGNSTRWYGARVKHIAAVEHDAQWIEIIKPKLPANSTVFSRPQGPSYVEAVKNEGKKYNIIVVDGRNRVKCTAFAAEYLSEDGVLILDNSERDWYQPAKDFMTNKGYKSIDFRGMLPIVGHESCSTVFYKEGNCLGI; from the coding sequence ATGGTTAAGTTTTTAAAAAAGCAGGGTTGGGGAGTTCTAAATTCAGTTGGTTTTGGCGGAGCCGTTCAACTTTATTTGAAAAGTGCTCTGAAAGAATACGGTTGGTTCAGAAGTTTTCATTCCAAACAATCCGTTGACGCCGCAGGAAATCCGCTTCCCTGGTATACTTATTCGTTTATCTTTTTCCTTGAACCAAGAATTAAACCGCATTTTGAAGTTTTCGAATACGGATCCGGAAATTCTACACGTTGGTATGGTGCCCGCGTGAAACATATCGCTGCTGTTGAACATGATGCGCAGTGGATTGAAATCATTAAACCAAAACTTCCTGCAAACTCGACTGTTTTCTCTCGTCCGCAAGGACCTTCTTACGTTGAAGCCGTTAAAAACGAAGGCAAAAAATATAACATCATTGTAGTCGATGGCCGCAACCGCGTAAAATGCACCGCTTTTGCTGCTGAATATTTGTCGGAGGATGGTGTTTTAATTCTTGACAATTCGGAACGTGACTGGTATCAGCCTGCGAAAGATTTTATGACAAATAAAGGTTATAAGAGCATCGACTTTCGAGGAATGTTACCGATCGTGGGGCATGAAAGTTGTTCGACTGTTTTTTATAAAGAGGGCAATTGTCTGGGAATTTAA
- a CDS encoding FkbM family methyltransferase, with translation MKLKTIKTVLGHPLNKDRKVKALMTLFKRGLVIRLHKHPMVYPFVEHVSLVVDKGMSSAELQIYTGLYDTNEMLFVMHYLRPEDTFVDVGANIGVYSVLASGITGAKSLSFEPIPSTFANLKRNINYNNLQDRSELYNLGVGDKEETLIFSNSLDAINHVINDNTFRGPVTEVPVNSLDNILADKNINLLKIDVEGFEANVINGASKTLERPELKIIIMETNGLSDQYEFGQNYIHDKLLSLGFVPYNYFPSERKLTKITTTNPENTIYIRDLAFVENRVKTSRKIKLGNDLI, from the coding sequence ATGAAATTAAAAACGATAAAGACGGTTCTGGGCCACCCTTTAAACAAAGACAGAAAGGTAAAAGCATTGATGACGCTCTTCAAAAGAGGCCTGGTCATTCGCTTACACAAACATCCGATGGTCTACCCGTTTGTTGAGCATGTTTCGCTGGTTGTGGACAAGGGTATGTCGAGCGCGGAACTGCAAATTTATACGGGCTTATACGATACAAACGAAATGCTTTTTGTGATGCATTACCTGCGTCCGGAAGATACTTTTGTGGATGTGGGCGCTAACATCGGAGTTTATTCCGTTTTGGCATCAGGCATTACCGGTGCAAAATCTTTATCGTTTGAGCCCATTCCCTCAACGTTTGCAAACCTGAAACGCAATATCAATTACAATAATCTGCAAGACCGCTCGGAGCTTTATAATCTTGGAGTTGGTGATAAAGAAGAAACGCTGATTTTTTCAAATTCTCTGGATGCAATCAATCACGTGATCAACGATAATACTTTCCGCGGCCCGGTTACAGAAGTTCCGGTAAATTCGTTGGATAATATATTGGCCGATAAAAACATCAATTTACTAAAAATCGATGTCGAAGGTTTTGAAGCCAATGTAATTAATGGCGCTTCAAAAACATTGGAAAGGCCGGAGCTGAAAATCATTATTATGGAAACCAATGGGCTTTCCGATCAATATGAATTTGGCCAGAATTACATCCATGACAAGCTTTTGAGCCTGGGTTTTGTGCCTTATAATTATTTCCCTTCTGAACGAAAACTGACTAAAATTACGACTACCAATCCTGAAAACACGATTTATATCCGTGATCTGGCTTTTGTTGAAAACCGGGTTAAAACTTCCAGAAAAATTAAATTGGGGAACGATCTGATCTAG